From a region of the Dehalococcoidia bacterium genome:
- a CDS encoding patatin-like phospholipase family protein, with protein sequence MPDRKLLLSIDGGGIRGIIPICMLIKLEEATGRPAKETFDFVAGTSTGSVIAASIAAGIPAARMLDLYLKYASEVFPQRPWNFPKRVLLGYMYSSRKLNDVLAREAGPARDWALNDVPEGLDILITAKRVDDGMPWYYVKDNPRNSGRAGKLRLLDAVTASAVAPTYFEPWHVFEPAPPPGERPAGRQVDGGVGVAGNPVYQACVEAFYFTGSYTPEDTTVISLGTGRFQSYSNPGGLLAIIPWITWTLNELLDSANEQQTELVQRHFPEMPFYRLSPDMKAIEPSLKKGIGQDDIKAIPLLKRIGEKFAATIDWPSVLDGTDRRFLITPGRTLPAQYQTA encoded by the coding sequence ATGCCTGACCGCAAGTTGCTGCTTTCCATAGACGGAGGCGGGATAAGGGGCATCATCCCGATATGCATGCTCATCAAGCTCGAGGAAGCGACCGGTAGGCCGGCGAAGGAGACCTTCGACTTCGTCGCCGGCACTTCGACCGGCTCCGTAATCGCTGCCTCCATCGCGGCCGGGATACCGGCCGCGAGGATGCTGGACCTTTACCTGAAGTACGCCTCGGAGGTCTTCCCGCAGCGGCCCTGGAACTTCCCCAAGCGCGTGCTGCTGGGGTACATGTACTCGTCGCGGAAGCTGAACGATGTGCTGGCGCGAGAGGCCGGACCCGCGCGGGACTGGGCCCTGAACGACGTGCCTGAAGGGCTCGACATCCTGATCACGGCCAAGCGGGTCGACGACGGCATGCCCTGGTACTACGTCAAGGACAACCCCCGGAACTCGGGGCGCGCCGGGAAGTTGCGCCTGCTTGATGCCGTGACCGCCTCCGCGGTTGCGCCAACGTACTTCGAGCCCTGGCACGTCTTCGAGCCGGCGCCCCCTCCGGGAGAACGCCCTGCCGGCCGGCAGGTGGACGGCGGCGTCGGCGTTGCGGGCAACCCCGTCTACCAGGCCTGCGTGGAGGCGTTCTACTTCACCGGGTCCTATACGCCGGAGGACACGACTGTCATCTCGCTCGGCACCGGCCGCTTTCAGTCCTACAGCAACCCGGGCGGCCTCCTGGCCATCATTCCCTGGATCACCTGGACCCTGAACGAACTGCTGGACTCGGCGAATGAGCAGCAGACCGAGTTGGTGCAGCGCCACTTCCCGGAAATGCCCTTCTACCGCCTCTCGCCGGACATGAAGGCGATAGAGCCTTCTCTGAAGAAGGGGATCGGCCAGGACGACATCAAGGCCATACCGCTGCTCAAGCGCATCGGCGAGAAGTTCGCCGCGACGATCGACTGGCCGTCGGTCCTGGACGGTACGGACAGGCGCTTTCTCATCACACCCGGGCGCACCCTGCCGGCTCAGTACCAGACGGCCTGA